TGTGCGAGGGAGACGCCATGGTGACGTGAGACATTGTGAATAAGCGTAACCTGGCAGTGACCCCAGCCtgcatatgtgtgcgtgtgcgtgtgtgtgtgtgtgcgcgcgggcGCTGCGATTTAATGAATGGGAAGCCGTGAGTCATCAGACTCGAGTCCTGAGCAGGAGCACGATactgtctctcacacacaaacacaatccatCACCGGGCATCATGCGCACGTGAGAGCGTCACAGTCTTGACAGCCCGGCCGGCCATTTGTCATTGTCAGAAGTTATGCTGTTTCCCGGCGACTTCCAGGAGATCGGTGGTGGATGTGCTGGTGTTTTATTTTCGGGAATACAATTCTAATGCGTGTCCCTATTTTTACAGCCGGTTCTGGATCGCTCCAAGGCCCCCAGACTCCTCAGTCCACCAGTAGTTCCATGGCAGAAGGGGGAGAACTGAAGCCTCCCACCCCGGCCTCCACCCCGCACACCCAGATGCCTCCCATGCCTGGTGCCAGGTATGACTCGGACATGACGTTACTACAATAAACTGTACAAGCCAAAATACCACATTTTCtcaaggctggatttacaccggACGGTTCAAGTGACaccattcaaattgtttttctccCAAGTGTTGCAATAGGATATGCCTCATGGGAGCcaaaatagaacaaaaacacACGGAATCGGGAATCAGACCTCTTCGAAATGTGTATAAAAAATCTGATGCATATCGGATATCTGCCAATGCCCATGCAGTGTAAACACGCAGATTGGATGTGCCCCGTCAATGCCGTGCTTGACGTCATCGAAATACACGACTTGTTGATGTAGTTACAGCGGCGTCTgcccaaataaacaaataaaaaaactaggctttacacaatcaggatttttggggccgatcagcgggttgaaaaaccattttgtccttataatacagtcggcgcgatccactcttgttgtcgctgccacggtaacgagtgtatctggccGCAGTTGGGTTgacaatgattgtaaaaaacgggatgcggttgTATCTAATAGTACCTAATAGATGGCGTGTCTTCTTATTCGATTAATTGCCTCATCGAATGCAACCAGTGGAGCTCAAGTttgcttgtcacaaaataattcacactcGTTCAGCTTCTTACTTTTAGGCAAGTTGTCTGAATGCGTCACGTTTGCTAACCTGTCGCTCTTTCAACCCTGATGATGTACAGCGAGCAGTTCGGGCACACTCTATATCTTGCTTTGCAGGCTCACTTTGTAGTATCTTTCGGCTTGCCTTGACTGTTTCCACATCTTATTCTATGCCTCCTTTTCGTTAACGAGCACCGGAAGATCGCGTAAACTTGTGGCCATTTCGAACACAAGTTTTAGGGACAAAAGTGTCGCCCACGACAGGGCACAGACTTGCATGAAGCaagctctttttctttttttcttccccccctctaataattttatttttttatttatttttaggagTAGCGTCAATCTGCAGGACCCCTTTGCCGACGGCGGCGACCCGGCATTTTCCAGGAGGAACGCCATGACCCCCAACTCTCAGAACTACCAGCCCGGAATGGGCGGCCCCGAGGTGATGGGTCGGATGGGTCCCTACGAGTCCAGCAAGGACCCCTTTGGCGGCATGAGGAAAGGTGAATGGACCCAGCAGCCAAGTTTGAATCGCATGCTGAAGGGAAGCTAAcgatatttgtttttacttaagCTGGAGAACAGTTCATGCCACCCGGTCCTAACAGCGGGATGGGCGAACAGTACAACAGAGGCCCACCGGGACCCATGggaaatctgccattggggcAGAGGCAACAATATCCCTATGGCTATGACCGCAGGTACAAATTGGATTATGGGATTTCTCTTGGGGTTTTTCTGTGACCTGCTGTGggattaaatacataaatataaacatacaGGCAAGAGTCAAGCATGGGCCCCGACGGCAGCATGGGACCCGGAGCGGCTCAGCCCAACATGATGCCTTCCGGAGCCGACGCGGGGATGTACTCGCCCAGCCGACCGCCTCCCCAGCAACGGTGATGATTTGAGATTTGACATTTAGCTTGTCAAACGCaccttttatgttgtttttcaaacGTATGTGCGAGACATGGACTATGACAGTTTCAGATCATGACCGTCATCCAAAGATTATCACGATTATCGGTATTATCACCATAAGAAATCATTGCAGCACTTCTAATTTTGAATACGACAaaaagtgtgtatatatatatatatatatatatatatatatatatatatatatatatatatatatatacactttttgACACTGGAAATTGTAAACAGCAACACCCACATTTAATTTTCATGCATTCAAGACCCctcaaaatgtacttaaattgaCTAAGATGACGGTTTTATATGCGATAGTGGTGTGACTCAATGACAACCATTCAGCTAATTATTTAGACACTTTGTAATTGTGTCGCTCTTCTAAAAGCCATACAAATTACACTAAATACGCTATTAATAGTCATTAGAATTGGAAAGATTATTACAAACGGTAATACCGAAAACAATATTATACCTCGTATGTGCAATGAATGAACTTCTTTATTTGTGCGGGTCCCTAGACACGACTCCTATGCCAATCAGTATCCTGGCCAAGGAGCGCCCCCTGGTGGTCCATATTCAAACCAGCAGCCAGGAATGTATCCACAGCAACAACCGGTAAGGACATTcagattcaaaataaaagattacGGAAACATTGAGTTTTCAGGACAATAAAGAGGATGCTTGGTTCCACACAGAACTACAAGCGTCCCGTGGACGGCGGCTACGGCCCCCCCGCCAAGCGCCACGAGGGGGAAATGTACAACGTCCCTTACAGCGGTCAGCAGCCCCCAGGACCTCAATCTTCCGGGCCTCAGGGCCAGCAGGACATGTATAATCAGTACAACGCCTACCCCGGAGGGGAGCGGAGGCCCCCGGGTCCGCAGAACCAGTTCCCCTTTCCCTTCGGCCGGGACCGCGGACCTTCGTCCGGCGGGCCCAATTCCCAGTCGCCGATGCCCCCGCAGATGATGGCGAGCCCCATGCCCTCGGGTCCCGACGGCCCCCAGGGCCCCATTTGGCAAGGCCGCAACGAAATGGGCTACCCCAACTATCACAACCGCCAGGGGCCCCccgtgcccggccaggcccccgGCTACCACGGCATGAACCGCTCCGAGGAGATGATGCCGTCGGATCAGCGCATGAACCACGACGGCCCCTGGCCCGGCCACGTCAACCAGAGGCAACCGCCCTTCGGCCCCGGCGGTTCCGGGCCCCCCATGACGAGACCCCTGCCGTCGACTTATCAGACGTCGCAGAACCATATTGCTCAGGTGTCCAGTCCGGCGCCCGTGCCCCGGCCCATGGAGAGCAGGACGTCGCCCAGCAAGTCCCCCTACATGCATCCGGGCATCAAAGTGCAGAAAGCCGGACCTCCGGTGCCCGCCTCCCACATTGGACAGGCGCCCGTGCAGCAGCCAATGATGCGGCGAGACGCGGGCTTTCCTCCCGGCTCCGTGGAATGCTCACAACCGCACCTCAAGCCACGAAGAAGGCTAACCATGAAGGACATCGGTATGCAACTGCCATTCTTTTCAATACGTCACCACGCGCCTTTGTTTCTGGAGCTAATTGGCTTATTCTGTCAATGCCAAATGCACTAACGCTATAGGTAATTGCTCATTAAGTCCTTTCAGCTTTAACTATAGAAGAAGAGGGAAATAAtgatataataatgtgttactagaaatgaaataataaaataaatacgagGTAAAGTCCTAAGTGTAGTTTGAGGTGGGGAAGCCTATTTTAAAATGGGGGGAAATgctaaatgattaaatgattaCTAAAGAAATATGACATCAAATGGCGATTTCTTGATGAAGTGCTTTAGTTTTTAAAGTTTAGGGTAACAGCCTGGACTAAaaataggatttaaaaaaaaataaaaaaataaataataaataaataatttattattaaaataatttataccTAAACATAAatggaagcatttttttttttcataaaaaatatttgtattttgggaAAATCCGTCACTAagaataaatgaaagaaaagttaCAATTTTAAGTTTAGttaaatgaaagaatgaaatATCAGGGGAAAAATGTATAGTTTGGGGGAAAAAGgttactgacaaaaaaaaaacaattgaacacTTAATTCAAAGTGTAGTTTGGGGTGAGGGGAAAAAGGACAGAGAAGTATAGTAATACATTTTTGGCATGTTATGATCTCCAGTGCGCAACCATTTGttcagttgttttgtttgtggcttttttttttgactctgtTGTGTGTTGACAGGCACGCCTGAAGCGTGGCGCGTGATGATGTCACTAAAGTCAGGGTTGCTAGCGGAGAGCACCTGGGCCTTGGACACCATCAACATCTTACTCTATGACGACAATAGCATCACCACTTTTAACTTATGCCAGGTAGCTTCTATAAACCCAAGATTCCAAACCGCTGTGCCGAGGACATCGTCTTTTGTCTTTTGCTGACTGGATTTCTATTTCGCAGCTCCCTGGTTTCCTGGAGCTGGTGGTGGAGTACTTCAGACGGTGCCTGATCGAGATCTTCGGCATCCTGAAGGAGTACGAAGTGGGCGACCCCGGCCAGCGCACCCTCCTCGACCCCGACGCCGCCGAAGACTCTGACGAAGACGTGCCGATGCCCGAGGGAGAGGTCGTCGACACGGACGAAgaggacgacgacgaagacGAAGAGGCGGCCGACACCGGGGTGCGGgtgaaggaagaggaggaggaggagaggtcCCAGAAAGACGGGGGCGAGGGCGAGGAAAAGCTGCGGGTCAAGGAACCTGCTACCTCAGGGTCTTCCCAGGACTCCAACGCGGAGAAGCCCAAACAGGCGAGCAAGTTCGACAAACTCCCCATCAAGGTGGTGCGCAAAAAGAACCCCTTCCAGGGCAGCCACGCGTCCAAGCTGGGCCAGCGGCAGAGCTTCAACAGCGGCCTGGTCCACTGGAGCGTGGGCGGCGGCGACATCACCGAGCACATCCAGACCCACTTCGAGAGCCGCGTCAGCCGCCTTAAGGCCCGCAAGCGCTCGCCCAAGGAGACCAGACCGGGGACGGACATCCCGCGGTCCGTGGTTCCGCAGCTCCCGACGGCCGCGGGCGCGCCGGTGACCGCCACCATCGACGACGTCCTGTCGGCGCGGCCCGGTTCGGTCACGGAGGAGGCGGTGCGAGGCGGCGCCGAGGAGCAGAAGGAGAACGGCAAGTACCTGTTCAGCATCAACCCCGAGCTGCAGAGCCGGCGCAACGTGAAGATCCTGGAGGACGAGCCGCACAGCAAGGACGAGACGCCGCTCAGCACGCTGGCCGACTGGCAGGAATCGCTGGCGCGGCGCTGCGTCTGCGTGTCCAACATCGTGCGCAGCCTGTCCTTCGTGCCCGGCAACGACCAGGAGATGTCCAAGCACCCGGGTCTGCTTCTGCTTTTGGGCCGCCTGGTTCTGCTGCACCACCGGCACCCCGAGCGCAAGCAGGCGCCCGTCACCTACGagaaggaggacgaggaggacgagGGCGTGAGCTGCGAGCGCGACGAGTGGTGGTGGGACTGCCTGGAGGTTCTGCGGGAGAACTGCCTGGTGACTTTGGCCAACATCTCGGGCCAGCTGGACCTGTCGGTGTACTCGGAGAGCATTTGCCTGCCGCTTCTGGACGGGCTGCTCCACTGGGCCGTGTGCCCCTCGGCCGAGGCCCTGGACCCCTTCCCCACGCTGGGCCCGCACGGCTCGCTGTCGCCGCAGAGACTGGTCCTGGAGACCCTGAGCAAGCTGAGCATCCAGGACAACAACGTGGACCTGATCCTGGCCACGCCGCCCTTCAGCCGCCTGGAGAAGCTGTACGGCGCCCTGGTGCGGCTGGTGGGCGAGCGCAAGGCGGCCGTTTGCCGCGAGATGGCCGTGGTGCTGCTGGCCAACTTGGCGCACGGCGACAGCCTGGCGGCGCGCGCCATCGCCGTGCAGAAGGGCAGCGTGGGCAACCTGCTGGGCTTCCTGGAGGACAGCCTGGCCGCCACGCAGTACCAGCAGAGCCAGAGCACGCTGCTCCAGATGCAGGCGCACTTTGAGCCCACCAGCGTGGACATGATGCGCAGGGCGGCGCGGGCCCTCCACGCCCTGGCCCGGCTGGAGGAGAACCACTCCGAGTTCACGCTGTACGAGTCGCGGCTGCTGGACGTGTCCGTGTCGCCGCTCATGAACTCGACCGTGTCGCAGGTCATCTGCGACGTACTCTTCCTCGTCGGCCAGTCATGACAGCCGTGGAGGCCCTCCTTCCGTTCCCCTTGCGCCCTGACTTTTTTGTGAGCGAAACTTTTGACtgtcctactttttttttttattattatttatgcaaAATCACCTCGGATTCCACTGTCTTTCTCCCTCTACTGCGAAAAGGAAGGAATACCATGAAGTAGAAAGATGACCGCAGGAGAAGAATGGATGGGGAACCCCCCCTTCCctcgcaccccccccccccccccttcccacgCTTAGCCCTGAAACgacttgttttttaatgaaaatagaaaaatatccagaaaaaaaataactgtaaCCAAAGTTGCTGTCTCGTTTACAGTCAGTTTTGGGGAAGCTTGCTTTCTCCCCCCGAGGCGAGGTCTCGGGATTGCTGTAAtgccccaccccccgccccctcctacACACACACGAACCACATTCGGGGGGCTGACATGTGTGCTCTCCTGTGCAGTAGATtgtaggactttttttttttccttccctgtACTGTACACCTTCAAAGAAAGTGTCGACATACTGTAATAATACTGTTTCACACTGAGATACGCCGGCTTGGCAGCAAACTGTAGTTTTTGTCGAAAGCGAcggccccccccaccccccaaagtACGGTGAACCTACAACACCCcgacctcttcttcttctcttttgtcCCTTGATTGTATGACTTCTTCTGAGGACTGCTCCTCGGCGCTAGATCCAAGCAGACCCACCCGGCTGCGCTGTATATATACCATGTTGTACATGAATTACACACCCCTCTATCTCTCGCGCGTGCGCTCCCTTTCTTTTCGTTCTCAATTCTGTCGCTTCACCGTTTTTAAAAATTACCACTTaacacacacaagacacacGAGACTGTCTGGTGCGGCTGTAgagaatataacaaaaaaaaaaatcatgtctgAGTAACAGCTAGACCTTGAAGAAaaagttttgggttttttttgtttttgttttttttccagtgatgCGGATTCTGCATATTTGTATTTCAGATGTAGCTAAAAACTTGATGTAAAGTTCCTACCCCTGCccccttcccttttttttcctcccccaagACCCACCTGCCCTTTTTTTGGCTCAATGAATATCATTTATTCAGTATCAAATCTTTATACTATATGTTCCACGTGTtaagaataaatgtacattaaatCTTGCTAAGAGCTTTGCTGTGGATTTATTCAGTACCTGTGTTGAAAGTAGGATTTTATATTCCTCAACTAAAAGGGCCACTATTTGTGGAAATGTGATATTGTTCGCCCGCTTTTGAGATCAAGCCTTTCCATTAATGGCACAAACCGGAGTAGTAGTatttaattgcctatagataccacatgatggcagcaaagcaccacTTTTGGGGGAAATAACAGAGGCTAGTGAAGATGCAGcgtaacactttttttgtttgtccagTTCCAATTTATGTACATGCACTACCATTCAAAGGTTGTCACTTAGTAGTCttatttgataattttttttacattaatgcACCTTAATGaagcttttctttcaaaaaggaCATTTCTAAATGACTGAACAAATCTTTGAACTGTAgcgtatataaatgtatattctAGTCCTGAAAAATCTGTAATAGATGAATTTACAGTGTGAAATTCCATAGATATGCTAGTGATGGTTAGCAGACATGGCAATTGATTTAAACTGCATCCAGAAACAAGCACAGCTTGTCTGCTCTGTAGGactaacattttttaatttgttaacTTTTATCAaacgtacattttttttgtgctgcaaCTATCCCACACTGAAacacaaaatttaaaatgttgccCCCATGTCAGCtttgaaaatcaaatgtttGAGCGCCAACATTTCCCCACCCTTGTACTAGAACTCCAAAAACAAAGTGTATGATTGTGAGAATATTGTCACAAAGTATAAAAGCCAAGGCCTTTTTCAAGTatagtttttgggggggaatgatGCCGGCCGGCCATAAAGTTTAaattttattccaaaatgtGTCGTCCCAGTATGCCATACAACGGTGacccactagatggcagcagcgCTACAAGTGTTAGGAGTGGGAGAAGAACCTTTAATGAAATCACTTATACAAACATGTtgatacgctgccatccaaggtaCAGAATTACTTTGTCTTCCAATCTCTGAACCTCACTGATGGGATGTTTTTGCAGTGGGCGAAGCCATCTTGGAAATTAGAGTTGGCTCAGTATTGCGCTGAACTCAGGAAATGTAAAAAGGCTTGCCGCCATCTGTCAAAACTAAATCTGCAAGACCAGTATTCAGCTGAAACGGTATACCTTCTATTAATTTCtacacggaaaaaaaaaaaaaaaaaccctctggTTCCAATTTGCGAGAGTTAAGTACTGAGTGagaatgttacaaaaagtaGCACACAGATGAGTTTAGattatgtacatttttattttccaaaaacactAAAATGGCAATCCATCGTCACTCCTGTTGGAAAGAGGGAGACATATTTGAGATCGTGTTAAAACTGTACGTTCGAGTGGACGTTACCATGTTCAGGGTCGCAGCTTGATTCTGGCCCACTTGGTCCCCGAGTGAGCCCAGCTGGTGGCAGGCTTGTGGAGGGCCCCCCTTTGAGTCTTCTGGGACGCGGGGTCCTTCAGGCGCCTGATGGAGACGCCACCGTAGCGGTTTGGGATGATCAGGACGTTTGTGGGGGCGTAGCGTTGCCTGTCGGACTGGCCGCCGCTTGCCCACTGCTCTTTTTTGCTTTGGACCCCAACCTGACCCCGGTTGTAGTAGTTGTAGGTTTTTTTCTGATGTCTTCCTGGTTTTTGACCAATCGAGACTTTGACGGCAGCCCCTTTGGCTGATGTCTGCATGTTGGCCAAGAACTTGCGTTTGCCGTAACCTGTCGCGAACAAGCTGGACGACGACTTGGAGTGGTCCCCACTGATCGGTTTCTTGAGTCCGGTATGCGGTTTGAATCTGCTCAGAGAGCCGGAACTCGCAATGGCTGTCGAGAGGAACGCCCGCTCGGGTTTTACGGGCACCGCTTTCTTGAGGGGCGCGGCCACGGGGCGGCGTCGAACCACCTTGAGTGACGAGTAG
This window of the Phyllopteryx taeniolatus isolate TA_2022b chromosome 21, UOR_Ptae_1.2, whole genome shotgun sequence genome carries:
- the arid1ab gene encoding AT-rich interactive domain-containing protein 1A isoform X2, which produces MAAQVASVASLNASPPSELKKPDRDSQEESAPGEKQQQHENKEAGPDGGSPGRKELQDGGDAAGGGGDPDMKNGNGNLPRVNNNSSNQNDSGGPEGNNHPGVGHHHSGPFPPPPYGYNQHYSRAPFHQHGGQQSPGMAAAPGPGMMDPYPANSHEHGYPNHYNNYSPFQSRTSYQGQGYGAMSSPRNSQPPAAGGQPGKQQQQPAAAAAGGGGMAAAAAASYNNQSLARSYPNYPQGDYNNQEGGTKSAAVVAAAAAAGDLVSGYSGVHPGWQQRALHPPPMSPGNTAQAPSRNQPASPMDQVGKMRGQPYGGPNPYSQQQQQQQQQGPPTGPGPQQVSSYPGQGYGPPGPQRYPMGMQGRTPGTMGTMQYGQQMSAYGQQGPGGYGQQGQGYYGQHGGPPHPGQQQTPYPGQPQGSSGAPFPQQGHPSQPPGQHGQPGPPYSQSQGPHGPPAGQPSYVSPQQQSSQQQQQGPGPQNQQGSQGQPGYPQASAPGQPTQQQTPPQQQQGAPPPPPPTQQQQQQQPPQQQQQPGSQPPQSQQPPSHGQQSQASPYSQTPPLPQQQQQPLQQQQSPYQRFPPPPQELSQDSFSSQSSAPPSNQPMPSNKSSQEDSMQGRPSSLPDLSGSIDDLPTGTEGALSPGVSTSGVSSSQGEQSNPAQSPFSPHTSPHLSGIRGPSPSPVGSPASVTPSRTGPLSPAAVPGNQMPPRPPSVQSDSIMHSSMNQSPMGQDRVYMRNPQMPPYGSPGQPGSALSPRQSSGSQMHSGMGPYPQNNSMGNYGPQGGQYGPQGYPRPPGYSGMPNANYPSGPGMGGSLNPMPGQGSGAPYGNMPPGGRVVPGQMGTRPYGPGMGSNMGNIPPQVVSGMCPPPGMNRKDGGPSMHHGPTNSIHNRPPGYPMSQGMIGSASPYGPVMNSMHGMMNQGGPGPYPMGANMGNNTPGMAPSSEFGMDKINQAQKMNNKVDGTPKPETKKKSSSSTITNEKITRLYELGPEPERKMWVDRYLAFTEEKAMGMNNLPAVGRKPLDLFRLYVSVKEIGGLTQVNKNKKWRELATNLNVGTSSSAASSLKKQYIQCLYAFECKIERGEEPPPDFFNTDTKKSQPKIQPPSPAGSGSLQGPQTPQSTSSSMAEGGELKPPTPASTPHTQMPPMPGARSSVNLQDPFADGGDPAFSRRNAMTPNSQNYQPGMGGPEVMGRMGPYESSKDPFGGMRKAGEQFMPPGPNSGMGEQYNRGPPGPMGNLPLGQRQQYPYGYDRRQESSMGPDGSMGPGAAQPNMMPSGADAGMYSPSRPPPQQRHDSYANQYPGQGAPPGGPYSNQQPGMYPQQQPNYKRPVDGGYGPPAKRHEGEMYNVPYSGQQPPGPQSSGPQGQQDMYNQYNAYPGGERRPPGPQNQFPFPFGRDRGPSSGGPNSQSPMPPQMMASPMPSGPDGPQGPIWQGRNEMGYPNYHNRQGPPVPGQAPGYHGMNRSEEMMPSDQRMNHDGPWPGHVNQRQPPFGPGGSGPPMTRPLPSTYQTSQNHIAQVSSPAPVPRPMESRTSPSKSPYMHPGIKVQKAGPPVPASHIGQAPVQQPMMRRDAGFPPGSVECSQPHLKPRRRLTMKDIGTPEAWRVMMSLKSGLLAESTWALDTINILLYDDNSITTFNLCQLPGFLELVVEYFRRCLIEIFGILKEYEVGDPGQRTLLDPDAAEDSDEDVPMPEGEVVDTDEEDDDEDEEAADTGVRVKEEEEEERSQKDGGEGEEKLRVKEPATSGSSQDSNAEKPKQASKFDKLPIKVVRKKNPFQGSHASKLGQRQSFNSGLVHWSVGGGDITEHIQTHFESRVSRLKARKRSPKETRPGTDIPRSVVPQLPTAAGAPVTATIDDVLSARPGSVTEEAVRGGAEEQKENGKYLFSINPELQSRRNVKILEDEPHSKDETPLSTLADWQESLARRCVCVSNIVRSLSFVPGNDQEMSKHPGLLLLLGRLVLLHHRHPERKQAPVTYEKEDEEDEGVSCERDEWWWDCLEVLRENCLVTLANISGQLDLSVYSESICLPLLDGLLHWAVCPSAEALDPFPTLGPHGSLSPQRLVLETLSKLSIQDNNVDLILATPPFSRLEKLYGALVRLVGERKAAVCREMAVVLLANLAHGDSLAARAIAVQKGSVGNLLGFLEDSLAATQYQQSQSTLLQMQAHFEPTSVDMMRRAARALHALARLEENHSEFTLYESRLLDVSVSPLMNSTVSQVICDVLFLVGQS
- the arid1ab gene encoding AT-rich interactive domain-containing protein 1A isoform X3, producing MAAQVASVASLNASPPSELKKPDRDSQEESAPGEKQQQHENKEAGPDGGSPGRKELQDGGDAAGGGGDPDMKNGNGNLPRVNNNSSNQNDSGGPEGNNHPGVGHHHSGPFPPPPYGYNQHYSRAPFHQHGGQQSPGMAAAPGPGMMDPYPANSHEHGYPNHYNNYSPFQSRTSYQGQGYGAMSSPRNSQPPAAGGQPGKQQQQPAAAAAGGGGMAAAAAASYNNQRYNMGSQQPTSTPTLNQLLTSPSLARSYPNYPQGDYNNQEGGTKSAAVVAAAAAAGDLVSGYSGVHPGWQQRALHPPPMSPGNTAQAPSRNQPASPMDQVGKMRGQPYGGPNPYSQQQQQQQQQGPPTGPGPQQVSSYPGQGYGPPGPQRYPMGMQGRTPGTMGTMQYGQQMSAYGQQGPGGYGQQGQGYYGQHGGPPHPGQQQTPYPGQPQGSSGAPFPQQGHPSQPPGQHGQPGPPYSQSQGPHGPPAGQPSYVSPQQQSSQQQQQGPGPQNQQGSQGQPGYPQASAPGQPTQQQTPPQQQQGAPPPPPPTQQQQQQQPPQQQQQPGSQPPQSQQPPSHGQQSQASPYSQTPPLPQQQQQPLQQQQSPYQRFPPPPQDLSGSIDDLPTGTEGALSPGVSTSGVSSSQGEQSNPAQSPFSPHTSPHLSGIRGPSPSPVGSPASVTPSRTGPLSPAAVPGNQMPPRPPSVQSDSIMHSSMNQSPMGQDRVYMRNPQMPPYGSPGQPGSALSPRQSSGSQMHSGMGPYPQNNSMGNYGPQGGQYGPQGYPRPPGYSGMPNANYPSGPGMGGSLNPMPGQGSGAPYGNMPPGGRVVPGQMGTRPYGPGMGSNMGNIPPQVVSGMCPPPGMNRKDGGPSMHHGPTNSIHNRPPGYPMSQGMIGSASPYGPVMNSMHGMMNQGGPGPYPMGANMGNNTPGMAPSSEFGMDKINQAQKMNNKVDGTPKPETKKKSSSSTITNEKITRLYELGPEPERKMWVDRYLAFTEEKAMGMNNLPAVGRKPLDLFRLYVSVKEIGGLTQVNKNKKWRELATNLNVGTSSSAASSLKKQYIQCLYAFECKIERGEEPPPDFFNTDTKKSQPKIQPPSPAGSGSLQGPQTPQSTSSSMAEGGELKPPTPASTPHTQMPPMPGARSSVNLQDPFADGGDPAFSRRNAMTPNSQNYQPGMGGPEVMGRMGPYESSKDPFGGMRKAGEQFMPPGPNSGMGEQYNRGPPGPMGNLPLGQRQQYPYGYDRRQESSMGPDGSMGPGAAQPNMMPSGADAGMYSPSRPPPQQRHDSYANQYPGQGAPPGGPYSNQQPGMYPQQQPNYKRPVDGGYGPPAKRHEGEMYNVPYSGQQPPGPQSSGPQGQQDMYNQYNAYPGGERRPPGPQNQFPFPFGRDRGPSSGGPNSQSPMPPQMMASPMPSGPDGPQGPIWQGRNEMGYPNYHNRQGPPVPGQAPGYHGMNRSEEMMPSDQRMNHDGPWPGHVNQRQPPFGPGGSGPPMTRPLPSTYQTSQNHIAQVSSPAPVPRPMESRTSPSKSPYMHPGIKVQKAGPPVPASHIGQAPVQQPMMRRDAGFPPGSVECSQPHLKPRRRLTMKDIGTPEAWRVMMSLKSGLLAESTWALDTINILLYDDNSITTFNLCQLPGFLELVVEYFRRCLIEIFGILKEYEVGDPGQRTLLDPDAAEDSDEDVPMPEGEVVDTDEEDDDEDEEAADTGVRVKEEEEEERSQKDGGEGEEKLRVKEPATSGSSQDSNAEKPKQASKFDKLPIKVVRKKNPFQGSHASKLGQRQSFNSGLVHWSVGGGDITEHIQTHFESRVSRLKARKRSPKETRPGTDIPRSVVPQLPTAAGAPVTATIDDVLSARPGSVTEEAVRGGAEEQKENGKYLFSINPELQSRRNVKILEDEPHSKDETPLSTLADWQESLARRCVCVSNIVRSLSFVPGNDQEMSKHPGLLLLLGRLVLLHHRHPERKQAPVTYEKEDEEDEGVSCERDEWWWDCLEVLRENCLVTLANISGQLDLSVYSESICLPLLDGLLHWAVCPSAEALDPFPTLGPHGSLSPQRLVLETLSKLSIQDNNVDLILATPPFSRLEKLYGALVRLVGERKAAVCREMAVVLLANLAHGDSLAARAIAVQKGSVGNLLGFLEDSLAATQYQQSQSTLLQMQAHFEPTSVDMMRRAARALHALARLEENHSEFTLYESRLLDVSVSPLMNSTVSQVICDVLFLVGQS